From the genome of Ignavibacteriales bacterium, one region includes:
- a CDS encoding DUF1475 family protein, giving the protein MKNFLIAVFSILFIYIVYTVISTSIESNLFKEWDFLASIPWMKATLIDFYINTVVIFVWMAFREKSWLARILWLLGFVLLGSIATTFYVLVQLFKLDKNEPVINAFLLKKA; this is encoded by the coding sequence ATGAAAAATTTCTTAATCGCAGTATTCAGCATTCTGTTTATATATATAGTTTACACGGTAATCTCAACCAGCATAGAATCCAATCTGTTCAAGGAATGGGATTTTCTTGCATCTATTCCATGGATGAAAGCAACTTTGATTGACTTCTATATCAATACTGTTGTCATATTTGTCTGGATGGCGTTCCGGGAAAAAAGCTGGTTGGCTAGAATTTTATGGCTCTTAGGATTTGTTCTACTAGGAAGCATTGCAACAACATTTTATGTATTGGTTCAACTGTTCAAACTTGATAAGAACGAGCCGGTCATCAACGCATTTCTATTAAAAAAGGCATAA
- a CDS encoding cyclopropane-fatty-acyl-phospholipid synthase gives MNIDKLLTRDLLPDFAIRFGIRRLLAERLRSEKKSNVEEQHESMMKLVNQLKESPIALNTHEANEQHYEVPTEFFKTVLGKNLKYSSGYWKSENVSLDQSENDMLEITCKRAGVKNNEEILELGCGWGSLTLFMAAKFPGSKITAVSNSKTQKEYIDSEANKRRLNNVSVITSDINHFHVDKKFDRIVSVEMFEHMRNYSTLFSKVHGLLNPYGELFIHIFTHHKYAYLFEVKDETDWMAKYFFTGGIMPSDHLLLYFTEGFKTINHWIVDGRHYEKTSNAWLSNMDRNRDSILKLFAKTYGEENKIKWWVYWRVFFMSCAELWGFNNGEEWFVSHYLFKKRELC, from the coding sequence ATGAACATTGATAAATTACTCACAAGAGATTTATTGCCCGACTTTGCAATAAGATTTGGAATAAGAAGGTTATTAGCAGAACGGCTAAGAAGCGAAAAAAAATCCAATGTTGAAGAACAGCATGAAAGTATGATGAAGCTTGTTAATCAACTTAAGGAAAGTCCGATAGCTTTAAATACTCATGAAGCAAATGAACAGCACTATGAGGTACCAACGGAATTTTTCAAAACAGTTTTAGGTAAAAATCTTAAATACAGCAGTGGTTACTGGAAATCTGAAAATGTCAGCCTTGATCAATCAGAAAATGATATGCTTGAAATTACATGCAAAAGAGCAGGAGTGAAAAATAATGAAGAGATACTTGAACTTGGCTGCGGTTGGGGCTCGCTTACATTATTCATGGCTGCAAAATTTCCCGGTTCAAAAATAACGGCAGTCTCAAACTCGAAAACTCAAAAAGAATATATAGACAGCGAAGCAAATAAAAGGAGATTAAATAATGTTTCGGTAATTACATCAGACATCAATCATTTTCATGTTGATAAAAAATTTGACCGGATCGTTTCTGTGGAAATGTTTGAACATATGAGAAACTATTCCACTTTATTCAGTAAAGTGCATGGCCTACTTAATCCGTATGGCGAATTATTCATTCACATTTTTACGCATCACAAGTATGCTTACTTGTTTGAAGTGAAAGATGAGACAGATTGGATGGCTAAATATTTTTTCACCGGCGGCATAATGCCGAGCGATCACCTTCTGCTCTATTTCACGGAAGGATTCAAAACAATTAATCATTGGATAGTAGATGGCCGCCATTATGAAAAGACCTCAAATGCATGGCTGTCAAATATGGACAGAAACAGAGATTCGATATTGAAACTATTTGCTAAAACGTATGGCGAGGAAAACAAAATTAAATGGTGGGTTTACTGGAGAGTATTTTTTATGAGCTGTGCTGAGTTGTGGGGATTCAACAATGGCGAAGAGTGGTTTGTAAGTCACTATTTATTTAAGAAGAGGGAATTATGTTAA
- a CDS encoding FAD-dependent oxidoreductase: MEKLAIVGTGIAGMGAAYFLNKNYDITVFEKDSYVGGHTNTVTVKESDKEIFIDTGFMVFNKVTYPNLTKLFEKLDVAIKPTDMSFSVFHLESGLEYSGSGLNGLFAQRKNIFNPKFVKMLFQINKFNKECLETLTNPKYADYSLADYVEEKGSGKDFLYKYLIPMSSAVWSSPPDLMLKFPAKTLVRFFHNHGFLGLDTQHQWYTVVDGSQSYRKKITAQYQDKIHVNNGVKSVSRENGKVKISTVDNTEYLFDKVIFASHADETLKMLTDPTDLEKNILTKFKYQLNKATLHTDSTIMPKNKNVWSSWNYRIEPKNGEVKTSTIYYMNSLQHVSKSQDYFVSINDPGNVGKDKIIKEIDYDHPLFDLDSIEAQENIQQINKQGNNTFFCGSYFKYGFHEDAFASALELSFHLLGNLKW, translated from the coding sequence ATGGAAAAGCTAGCGATAGTTGGAACGGGCATTGCCGGTATGGGTGCGGCATACTTCTTAAACAAGAATTATGATATTACAGTTTTCGAGAAAGATAGTTATGTGGGCGGACATACAAATACAGTTACCGTTAAGGAAAGCGATAAAGAGATATTTATTGATACAGGTTTTATGGTGTTCAACAAAGTAACATATCCAAATCTCACAAAGTTATTTGAAAAACTGGATGTGGCGATTAAACCAACAGATATGTCATTCAGCGTATTTCATCTTGAGAGCGGTTTGGAATATTCGGGCTCCGGTTTAAATGGATTGTTTGCGCAGAGAAAAAATATTTTCAATCCCAAGTTTGTGAAAATGCTTTTCCAAATAAATAAATTTAATAAAGAATGCCTGGAAACGTTGACCAATCCAAAGTATGCTGATTACTCTCTTGCTGATTATGTAGAAGAAAAAGGATCCGGAAAAGATTTTTTATATAAATATTTAATTCCTATGAGTTCAGCAGTTTGGTCATCGCCGCCGGATTTGATGCTGAAATTCCCGGCTAAAACTCTTGTAAGGTTTTTCCATAATCATGGTTTTCTTGGCTTGGATACACAGCATCAATGGTATACTGTTGTTGACGGAAGCCAGAGTTATCGTAAAAAAATCACCGCACAGTATCAGGATAAAATTCACGTTAACAACGGAGTTAAGTCCGTATCAAGAGAAAATGGAAAAGTAAAAATCTCAACAGTTGACAACACTGAATATCTATTTGATAAAGTAATATTCGCATCTCATGCCGATGAGACTTTGAAGATGCTTACTGATCCGACTGACTTGGAAAAGAATATTCTTACCAAATTTAAATATCAGTTAAACAAGGCAACTTTACACACGGATTCTACGATTATGCCGAAGAATAAAAATGTATGGTCATCTTGGAATTACAGAATTGAGCCGAAAAATGGAGAGGTTAAGACATCTACAATTTATTATATGAACAGTCTTCAGCATGTTTCTAAAAGTCAGGACTACTTTGTTTCGATAAACGATCCGGGGAATGTTGGCAAGGATAAGATAATAAAGGAGATTGATTACGATCATCCTCTGTTCGATCTTGACTCGATAGAAGCGCAGGAAAACATTCAGCAAATTAACAAGCAGGGGAACAACACATTTTTCTGCGGAAGTTATTTCAAGTATGGTTTTCACGAGGATGCTTTTGCAAGTGCGCTGGAATTAAGTTTTCACTTACTGGGCAATCTAAAATGGTAA
- a CDS encoding DUF1365 domain-containing protein has translation MVINSRLYECTVSHSRKVITENKFYYKYFMFYLDLDEIDNLSSRLVLFSRNRFNVFNFRDQDHLVFDKPDVKRNILKYIRENGVEEEIKRIQLLTNVATFGYNFNPVSFYFCFDKDDKPICVVPEVGNTFGELKPFFIDKENLHDGQFRARMQKNFYVSPFINHDVFFDFQLSVPDNKLNIKIDDYKEGNRIFTTHLSGKSSALTDLNLMKYAVKYPLVTLKVIGAIHWQAIKLILKKVHYFKKNEYLNLQKGALTKWKK, from the coding sequence ATGGTAATTAATTCACGTTTATATGAATGCACTGTTTCGCACAGCCGTAAGGTAATAACCGAAAACAAATTCTATTACAAGTATTTTATGTTTTATCTGGATCTTGATGAAATTGATAATCTCTCTTCCAGGCTCGTACTGTTTAGTCGGAACCGGTTCAATGTATTCAATTTCCGTGATCAAGATCATCTTGTATTTGATAAACCGGATGTCAAGCGAAACATATTAAAATATATTCGAGAGAATGGCGTTGAAGAAGAGATAAAAAGAATTCAGCTGCTTACAAACGTGGCGACTTTTGGATATAATTTCAACCCGGTTTCATTTTATTTCTGTTTCGATAAAGACGATAAACCAATTTGTGTGGTTCCCGAAGTCGGTAACACGTTTGGCGAATTGAAACCATTTTTCATTGATAAAGAAAATTTACACGATGGACAGTTTCGTGCAAGAATGCAAAAGAATTTTTATGTGTCTCCATTCATTAATCATGATGTGTTTTTTGATTTTCAGTTATCTGTTCCCGATAACAAATTGAATATTAAGATTGATGACTACAAGGAAGGGAATCGGATTTTTACCACTCATCTTTCAGGTAAAAGTAGTGCTCTAACGGATTTGAATCTAATGAAATATGCTGTGAAGTATCCGTTGGTGACATTAAAAGTAATAGGTGCAATTCACTGGCAGGCAATTAAGTTAATTCTAAAGAAAGTACACTACTTCAAAAAAAATGAATATTTAAATCTACAGAAAGGAGCTTTAACAAAATGGAAAAAGTAA
- a CDS encoding cyclopropane-fatty-acyl-phospholipid synthase, whose protein sequence is MEKVISMKNSAAVERANWTTALYKKIVLELLNKMKKGQLNVTFPNGETETFGGNDKTIIANIKINNTRFFKKIVMFGDVGFGEAYVDGDWDTDNITNVISWMILNVENNPAVSGSGRKFSPISLLKIINRAYHKFNINSKSGSKKNISEHYDLNNDFFKLWLDESMTYSSAIFEGDTTDLRKAQIAKYDRLCRQLKIKSTDNVLEIGTGWGGFSIYAAENYGCKITTITISKEQYDYAKNLVAEKNLDKQIDVQLKDYRDISGSYNKIVSIEMLEAVGHEYLPTYFSKVNELLKPDGAVGLQVITSHDSNYDQLRKGIDWIQKHIFPGSLLPSIAAINSAVNKTSNLYLHDLKNIGLDYALTLREWRTSFNSRLNDIFKLNFSNLFVRKWNFYFSYCEAAFDMRNISVVQMIYTRPNNRNL, encoded by the coding sequence ATGGAAAAAGTAATATCAATGAAAAATAGTGCGGCGGTAGAGAGAGCAAACTGGACGACTGCTTTATATAAAAAAATAGTTTTAGAGCTCTTAAACAAAATGAAAAAAGGTCAGCTTAATGTTACTTTTCCCAATGGGGAAACAGAAACCTTTGGCGGCAATGATAAAACGATCATTGCTAACATCAAAATTAACAATACAAGATTCTTCAAAAAGATTGTGATGTTTGGAGATGTTGGATTTGGTGAAGCCTACGTTGATGGAGATTGGGATACGGATAATATTACAAATGTAATTTCATGGATGATATTGAATGTGGAAAATAATCCCGCAGTTTCCGGTTCCGGCAGAAAATTTTCTCCAATTAGTTTATTAAAAATTATTAATCGCGCTTACCATAAATTCAATATCAATTCTAAAAGCGGCAGCAAGAAAAATATCTCAGAGCATTACGATCTGAATAATGATTTTTTCAAATTATGGCTTGATGAAAGCATGACGTACTCTTCTGCAATATTTGAGGGAGATACAACAGATCTGCGAAAGGCTCAGATTGCTAAATATGATAGGTTATGCCGTCAGCTAAAAATAAAATCAACGGATAATGTGTTAGAGATTGGTACCGGATGGGGTGGATTTTCTATTTACGCCGCTGAAAACTATGGATGCAAGATAACTACAATTACAATTTCTAAAGAACAATATGATTACGCTAAAAATTTAGTCGCAGAAAAAAATCTAGATAAACAAATTGATGTTCAACTGAAAGATTACCGCGATATTTCCGGTTCTTACAATAAAATTGTTTCGATAGAAATGCTTGAAGCGGTTGGTCATGAATATTTACCAACATATTTTTCAAAAGTGAATGAATTGTTAAAGCCGGACGGAGCCGTTGGACTCCAGGTTATTACTTCTCATGATTCCAATTACGATCAATTACGAAAAGGTATCGACTGGATTCAAAAACATATCTTTCCAGGGTCTTTACTCCCATCAATCGCGGCAATAAATTCTGCGGTTAATAAAACTAGTAATTTATATCTACACGATCTAAAAAACATTGGATTAGATTATGCCCTCACTTTGAGAGAATGGAGAACCAGCTTTAACTCAAGATTGAATGACATTTTCAAATTGAATTTCAGTAATTTATTTGTCCGCAAATGGAATTTTTATTTCAGTTATTGTGAAGCCGCATTTGATATGAGAAATATTAGTGTCGTTCAGATGATCTATACCCGCCCTAACAATAGGAATTTGTGA
- a CDS encoding DUF2062 domain-containing protein produces the protein MIEKIKKLFSSKYVVPIKKLLMQGTSPKMIAIGVSGALVIGLFPVLGSTTLLCTLFALTFRLNLPLVQLVNFSVYPLQLILIIPLMKLGTMVFGFEKLKYGFNDIVNMISHDTLHAVAVLWNVTMQAIGVWLLIAPIFAFLIYLILHPILKSLKYDK, from the coding sequence TTGATTGAAAAAATAAAAAAACTTTTTAGTAGCAAATATGTTGTGCCGATAAAAAAACTACTGATGCAGGGAACATCACCAAAGATGATTGCAATCGGAGTTTCCGGCGCACTGGTAATAGGATTGTTTCCTGTGCTTGGATCTACCACCTTGCTCTGCACTTTGTTTGCATTAACTTTTAGATTAAATTTACCGTTGGTTCAACTGGTTAATTTTTCTGTTTATCCACTTCAATTAATTCTGATAATACCATTAATGAAATTAGGAACAATGGTATTTGGTTTCGAAAAACTGAAGTATGGATTTAATGATATAGTTAATATGATAAGCCATGATACACTTCATGCAGTTGCAGTTCTTTGGAATGTGACAATGCAGGCAATAGGAGTATGGTTGCTTATTGCTCCAATCTTTGCATTTTTAATCTATTTAATTTTGCACCCCATTTTGAAAAGTTTAAAATATGACAAATAA
- a CDS encoding polyphosphate kinase 2 family protein — MNYSKKFIVEPGSSIKLDDFNPKFEKKLVKKKSLIKETENLEQKIDALQYRLYAEQKRSLLIVLQAPDAGGKDGVVRHVIGSMNPQGCRVVSFKQPTPDELAHDFLWRIERQVPKPGEVVIFNRSQYEDVLVVRVHDLVPKQVWSNRYEQINNFEKRLIANGTHILKFFLHISKEEQLHRFKQRLEDPTRRWKISEADYAEREYWESYGEAYEDALSKCSTDEAPWFVIPSDHKWFRNLAISQIIVETMRKLHIEFPEPKVKIADIRKKYHRATKDGKKGNKKKS, encoded by the coding sequence ATGAACTATAGTAAGAAATTTATTGTGGAGCCTGGAAGTAGTATTAAACTTGATGATTTCAATCCGAAGTTTGAAAAAAAACTTGTGAAGAAAAAATCCTTGATAAAGGAAACCGAAAACCTCGAGCAAAAGATTGATGCATTACAGTATCGTCTTTATGCAGAACAGAAACGATCGCTATTGATTGTTCTCCAAGCTCCCGATGCTGGCGGAAAGGATGGTGTAGTCCGACATGTTATAGGCTCGATGAATCCGCAAGGTTGCCGAGTCGTCAGTTTCAAACAACCAACACCGGATGAACTTGCGCATGATTTTTTATGGCGGATTGAACGTCAGGTTCCAAAACCCGGTGAGGTAGTAATTTTCAACCGTTCACAATACGAAGACGTGCTCGTTGTACGCGTTCACGATCTTGTTCCGAAACAAGTTTGGTCGAATCGTTATGAGCAGATTAACAATTTTGAGAAACGTTTAATTGCGAACGGTACTCACATTTTGAAATTCTTTTTGCACATCAGTAAGGAAGAACAACTTCACCGGTTCAAACAGCGGCTTGAAGATCCAACACGGCGTTGGAAAATTAGTGAAGCGGATTATGCTGAAAGAGAATATTGGGAAAGTTATGGGGAAGCCTATGAAGATGCTCTCAGTAAATGCAGTACCGACGAAGCTCCGTGGTTTGTGATTCCATCCGATCACAAATGGTTCCGCAATCTCGCTATTTCACAGATCATTGTTGAAACTATGAGAAAACTTCATATCGAATTTCCGGAGCCGAAAGTGAAAATTGCCGACATACGAAAAAAATATCACAGGGCAACAAAGGATGGGAAAAAAGGTAATAAGAAGAAGAGCTAA
- a CDS encoding plasma-membrane proton-efflux P-type ATPase, whose protein sequence is MNMKPDSDQPKSTAKDDLKSIPLSEVEKKLGSSPDGLTQAEAEKRLTQYGPNEIEEKKTNMFFKFLTYFWGPIPWMIEGAVILSGVVKHWPDFFIILLLLVANAVVGFWEEREAGNAIAALKAKLAIKARVKRDGKWINPAARELVPGDVIRLRLGDIIPADARLLDGDPVEVDQSALTGESLPAERKSGEAVFSGSIIRRGEIGALVYATGGNTYFGKTAQLVQEAHTVSHFQKAVLKIGNYLIILAVALVAVIIAIAIYRGDSIISTLQFALVLTVAAIPVAMPTVLSVTMAVGARLLAKKKAIVSKLVAIEELAGVDVLCADKTGTLTQNKLTLGDPFSVNNIPAEQVILNGALASRAENNDTIDLAVIDGLKNKDSLKDYEVVHFQPFDPVHKRTEATVKTKDGKTFKVTKGAPQVILKLSANVEQVKPLVEKAVNEFAERGFRSLGVAKAEGDGQWQFVGVLPLFDPPREDAKATIATALQMGVKIKMVTGDALAIAKETAKKLDLGTNILDAGGLGDSKKKETAEVSESIEKADGFAQVFPEHKFHIVDVLQKRGHIVGMTGDGVNDAPALKKADCGIAVSDATDAARAAAAIVLTTPGLSVIIDAIKESRRIFQRMNSYAIYRISETLRVLFFMTLAILIFNFYPLTAVMIVMLALLNDGAILSIAFDNVHYQDQPEAWNMRMVLGISTVLGVIGVVSAFGLFYLGVRVFHLDRAHIQTLMYLKLSVAGHLTIFLTRTRRQFWSIRPAKILWTAVLGTQIVATLIAVYGFFMTPLGWGWAGFVWGYALLWFLLNDRIKLLAYRIFDPIKIKTPPDLTSQIAKSAYELYEQQGHRDGHADEDWLSAEKNIRENKSNEK, encoded by the coding sequence ATGAATATGAAACCAGATTCTGACCAGCCCAAATCTACTGCAAAGGACGATTTGAAATCGATACCTCTTTCAGAAGTAGAGAAAAAATTAGGTTCTTCACCAGATGGTCTTACTCAAGCCGAAGCAGAGAAACGGTTGACTCAATATGGACCTAATGAGATTGAAGAAAAGAAAACCAATATGTTCTTTAAATTTCTCACGTACTTTTGGGGTCCAATTCCGTGGATGATTGAAGGAGCCGTAATACTGTCGGGTGTGGTAAAACACTGGCCGGATTTTTTTATCATTCTACTTTTGCTTGTTGCTAATGCGGTAGTTGGATTCTGGGAAGAACGGGAAGCGGGTAATGCCATCGCTGCACTGAAAGCAAAACTTGCAATCAAGGCACGGGTAAAACGTGATGGGAAATGGATCAATCCTGCAGCGCGTGAATTGGTGCCGGGGGACGTTATTCGATTGCGCCTGGGCGACATCATTCCCGCGGATGCTCGTTTGCTGGATGGTGATCCGGTGGAAGTTGATCAATCTGCATTGACTGGAGAGTCGTTGCCTGCCGAACGCAAATCCGGTGAGGCTGTGTTTTCCGGTTCGATCATTCGTCGAGGTGAAATTGGCGCTCTAGTTTATGCCACCGGAGGAAACACCTACTTTGGTAAGACAGCACAGCTTGTGCAAGAGGCGCATACAGTAAGTCATTTTCAAAAAGCAGTATTGAAGATTGGTAATTACCTGATCATCCTTGCGGTTGCTTTGGTGGCGGTGATTATTGCAATCGCTATTTACCGCGGTGACTCAATTATCTCAACGTTGCAGTTTGCTTTGGTTTTGACAGTTGCAGCGATTCCGGTTGCAATGCCTACGGTATTGTCGGTTACCATGGCAGTTGGTGCACGACTGCTTGCAAAGAAAAAAGCTATTGTAAGCAAATTGGTAGCTATCGAAGAACTAGCAGGCGTGGATGTACTTTGTGCCGACAAAACGGGTACTCTTACTCAAAACAAACTTACACTTGGCGATCCGTTCAGTGTTAATAATATTCCTGCCGAACAAGTCATCCTTAATGGTGCACTTGCATCACGTGCGGAAAACAACGATACCATTGATCTGGCTGTGATAGATGGACTGAAAAACAAGGATTCGTTAAAGGATTATGAAGTAGTTCATTTTCAACCGTTCGACCCTGTGCATAAACGCACTGAAGCCACAGTAAAAACCAAAGACGGCAAGACATTTAAAGTGACGAAAGGTGCACCACAAGTTATATTGAAATTGTCAGCAAATGTTGAACAAGTAAAACCGTTAGTTGAGAAGGCCGTGAATGAATTCGCAGAGCGCGGTTTTCGTTCGTTAGGTGTAGCGAAAGCTGAGGGTGATGGACAGTGGCAGTTTGTAGGAGTGCTGCCCTTGTTCGATCCGCCGCGCGAAGATGCAAAGGCAACTATTGCGACTGCGTTGCAAATGGGTGTGAAGATTAAAATGGTTACCGGTGATGCACTAGCAATCGCCAAAGAAACCGCGAAAAAATTAGACTTGGGAACAAATATTCTTGATGCCGGTGGCTTAGGAGATTCGAAAAAGAAAGAGACTGCAGAAGTGTCTGAGTCCATTGAAAAGGCAGATGGCTTTGCACAAGTATTTCCAGAACATAAATTTCATATTGTGGATGTATTGCAGAAGCGCGGGCACATCGTAGGAATGACAGGCGATGGAGTGAATGACGCTCCGGCATTGAAGAAAGCCGATTGTGGTATTGCAGTATCAGACGCGACAGACGCGGCGCGTGCAGCTGCTGCTATAGTTCTGACAACACCGGGACTATCGGTGATTATTGACGCAATCAAAGAGAGCCGTAGAATTTTCCAGCGGATGAATAGTTATGCAATCTATCGTATCTCCGAAACATTGCGCGTACTTTTTTTCATGACCCTGGCGATACTAATCTTTAACTTTTATCCCTTGACTGCTGTGATGATTGTAATGCTGGCGCTGCTTAATGACGGAGCCATCCTTTCAATTGCCTTCGACAACGTTCATTATCAGGATCAACCCGAAGCATGGAACATGCGTATGGTGCTGGGGATATCCACAGTTCTCGGTGTCATTGGTGTCGTTTCCGCATTTGGTTTGTTTTATCTTGGCGTGCGTGTCTTTCATCTTGATCGTGCACACATCCAGACTCTGATGTATTTGAAGCTATCCGTTGCCGGACATTTAACAATTTTCCTTACTCGCACACGTCGTCAGTTCTGGTCAATTCGCCCGGCAAAGATTTTATGGACTGCAGTACTCGGTACACAAATAGTGGCAACCTTGATAGCGGTTTATGGATTTTTTATGACACCGCTCGGCTGGGGTTGGGCCGGATTCGTTTGGGGCTATGCGTTGCTGTGGTTTCTCTTAAATGATCGTATAAAACTTCTTGCGTATAGGATTTTTGATCCAATCAAAATTAAGACACCGCCAGATTTGACATCACAGATTGCTAAGAGCGCGTATGAATTATACGAGCAGCAAGGACATAGAGATGGTCATGCGGATGAGGATTGGTTAAGTGCGGAAAAGAATATTCGGGAAAATAAATCCAATGAGAAGTAA
- a CDS encoding STAS/SEC14 domain-containing protein → MLKIMNDLPDNVLGVSAEGNITGTDYEAVLIPAVEKKLKANKKIRMLYHLGSSFTGFDLNAMLDDAKMGMKHLSAWERVAFVSDHELINTFAKFFGYMLSCELRIFRNSELDVAIKWISEK, encoded by the coding sequence ATGTTAAAAATAATGAATGATTTACCTGACAATGTTCTGGGCGTTTCTGCAGAAGGTAATATAACGGGAACAGATTATGAAGCTGTTTTAATTCCTGCCGTAGAGAAAAAATTGAAAGCAAACAAAAAAATCCGGATGCTGTACCATCTTGGAAGCAGCTTTACCGGATTTGATCTAAATGCTATGCTGGATGATGCGAAGATGGGAATGAAACATTTATCTGCATGGGAAAGAGTTGCATTTGTATCTGATCATGAGTTAATAAATACTTTTGCAAAATTCTTTGGTTACATGCTTTCCTGTGAACTACGCATCTTTAGAAATTCTGAATTGGATGTAGCAATAAAATGGATCAGTGAAAAATGA